The DNA region GTGGTGAGGAATGATGAGGAAAATGGCCGAGAGGGATTATGACTCACCCAAGACCACACAGAGAGGTAGCAGAAAAATCGGAaatggacttccagcctcctaATTTCCATCCTATTGCCCTTTCCATGAGATCAGGCTGCCATAAGGGAAGGAAAGACAACCAGGCACCTGAGTAGTGAAACAGCTCCCCCCAGTGTCTCTTTCCGTGATATCGCAGAAGGACTTCTGGACATCTGTTCACCCATGGAAGCAAAAGGCTTCTTTTCTGATGATTGCTTTGTAATGAGAATCCATATGAGGCACTCTTTGGTGGCCCTTCCATTCACACGTAGAAGCCCTGGTACAGAAATCAGCACAGTTTAAATGGGCTGACAGATATGCAGATGGGTAGCTGGAATTTGCCCaagggaatagaaaaaaattcaaacctgaaaatattttttgatggtTTATGATAATAGATCTTATGCATCTAAAAAAGGTATAAAGAATTCTATAATGAGCAGTTAGATTCCCAtcccagagattaaaaaaataaatcaattctgTTGAAGACCAATGTAGCCCTCCCTGATCATATTCCTCTTCCCTGCTTTCCCCCgaggtaaccactatcctgaatttactacttttcattcttttcctttctttatagtATCCACAACTTTAGTTTCTcctgattttagattttatttaaatgacatcatcatggggcgcctgggtggctcagttgatcaGACATCCCACtcctgatttaggctcaggtcatgatctcagggtcatgagatcgagccccgcgtcaggctccacactgggcgtggagcctgcttgggattctctctctctctccctctgccccgcaccaccgccccccactttctctcgctctctcagtaaataaataaataaataaataaataaataaataacatcatcaTGTAAGTATTCTTCTATAACTTCCCATTATCATTCAGCATTATGCCATGGGCTTCTTCCAATATCTGTAGTCCTGGTTCATTCATTTGCACTGCTGTATAgttattgtaaaaatatattgatccggggcgccttggtggctcagttggttaagcgactgccttcagctcaggtcatgatcccagagtcctgggatcgagtcccacatcaggctccccctgctctgcggggagcatgcttctccctctgcctctgcctgccactccccctgcttgtgctctctctctctctgtcaaataaataaataaaatctttaaaaatatatatatatatatattgatccATTCCTTATTtattggacatttggattgtttccaagtttttctATTATAAgcaatgctgctacaaacattgtgATGTGTGAACCATTGTATACATGggcaagaatttttttctgattgaatgaatacacctaggagtggaattgttagaTAGCCAAGGACACAGACCTCTTCAACTTTAGAGATCATGTTAAATCACCCTACAAAGTGACTGCACCATCTTACATTCCTACTAGCAATATATGGAGAGCTCTGTCATTCTCAATCTTCTTCAAAATTTAGTATCGCCACACTTAATGTTTATCAAAGTCATGGGTATAAGATTGTatttcattataataataatttgcttATTATTGCTTATAAGGTTGAGCATCTTCTTACATGTTTTTGGTCATTtgtgttttctcatctatgaagtgccagttcatgtcttttgctcatttttctattaggttatctttttcttgttaatttacaggatttctttatatattttggatactaatcctttgtcAGTCATAAGTGTAGCACATATCTTCTAGTAGTCTGggcttatcttttttttgtttacagGAGTTTTGGGTTCACCGCAAATTTGAGaggaaggtgcagagatttcttatctactccctgcccccacacatgcatagcctcctccATTACCATCCCCCACCTGGGCCTTGTCTTTCACTCTTTCCtcagtgcctttaaaaaaaagtaatgaaaaaaataatttcaagcttACAGAAAGTTTCTAACAAATAAATCTTCTGTGGCCTTCACCCAGATTTAccgatttttaacattttgccatatttgttttataattttatctattcttttcttGGACTAAATTGTAAACATCATGATCATTTTACTCCCTCCCCAAAACTTCAGTATGTATTTCCTTAGACTGAAAACATAAGGATATTCACACTACAGTGACAAAAAtcagaaattcttcttttttttaaagattttatttatttattcaaaagagagagcatgagtgaaagagcacaggcagggggagtggcagagggagcagcagagagagagagagagaagcagactccctactgagcagggagcccaggattctgggatcatgacctgagccgaaggcagatgcttaaccgactaagccacccaggcaccccagaaattttTCGACTAGGattaaattcacataaaatttactattttattttattttttaagatgttatttatttatttgacagagagagacacagcgagagagggaacacaagcagggggagtgggagagggagaagcaggttcccgctgagcggagagcccaatgcggggcttgatcccaggaccccaggatcatgacctgagccaaaggcagacgcttaacgactgagccacccgggcgcccctaaaatttACTAAAGTGCACAAATCACTGGCATTTGGGGCATTCATAATGCTCTGACACCATCACCTCtatctagtttcaaaacattttcattacctcaaaataaaactCAGTACTCATTAAGCAGATCCTCCCCAACCCCTTcttggcaactactaatctgctttctgtttcaaTGGATTTACTTCTTCTAGCTATTTCATATAAGCGGAATATTCAGTATGTGctattttgtgactggctcctttcaccCAGCTGACGGTTTGtaaggttcatccacattataGCATGTATTTGCATCAGGGCTTGAGTGAATAGTGTTCCATTATATGAATAGaccagtttgtttattcattcatctgttgatggacatttagcttGTTTATACCTCTTGCATATTGGGAAAAGTGATACTATAAAAATTCAAGGACAAGTATTTGAATACCTGTTTACAATTCTTTCAGatatacacctaggagtggaattattgggtcatgtGGTATTTCTGTATTCAACATTTTTAGTAATAGCCAAACCATTTTCCACAATAGCTGCAGCATGTTACATTCACACTAATGTCTGAGGGATCCAGTATCACCatatccttgacaacacttgtcCTTCTATGTCAACTTGTTTTTAGTAGCCATCCTGGAagatgtgaaatggtatctcaatgtgttttgatttgcattttgatgactaatgactaatgatgttgagcattcttttcatgtgctattggccattcatgtatcttctttggcaaaatgtctagTCCagccctttgtccattttttaactaggttgcttgtctttttattgttgagttgtaagagttctatATATTCTGAAAGCCAGAGTGTTATCAGATGaaagatatgcaaatattttttctcattctgtgggttgcctttttactttcttgatgatgtctCTTGATGCACAAAGGTCTTCAGAAGTTTGATTATGATTTGTATTTGGCATAGATTTCTTTGCATCTGTCCTGTTTGGAATTCAGTCAGCTTCCTGAATCTGTACATTTATGTCTTTGGCCAAATTTGGgacattttcagccattattttttcaaatatctttttcagCCTGACCTCATTCTCCTCTCCTTTAGGGACTCTGATGACAAAAATCTTAGATCTTCTATTGTAATCCCCCAAgactctgtttatctgttttttgtgctttttttttttctcctgttttctctctgggTTTTGTTGTGGGTGATTTATACAGTTCTATCTTCATGTAgattgattctttcctctgtgttcccCATTCCTCTGTCAAGCCCATTtagtgagtttttaattttggtggttgcattttttttccacttctaaaTTTACACGGGGCTCTTCTGTATATATTCTACTTCTCTGCaaggagttgatttttttttcatttgttacaaACCTTTTCATATTGCTCCTTGAAGcattttatgatggctgctttaaaatcctggtcagataattccaacatttgTGTCATCTCCATTTGTTGATGTTTATGAGACTCTGGATTTCAGTTAAATCTTTTGTTTTAGCAGGCCTCCTCAGACTCCACACTGGTGGGGATAGAGGGGTGTCAGCTCTTCGCTGTCAGGTAGGGATAGAAGTCCGGGCCCCCCACTGGGCCTCCACAGCCACCCTGGTGTTCATGTGGGGTGCCTTGTTGCTGGGCTGGTGGGGGGGCTCCCACGTGGCCTCCATTGACTCCACCCCTGTGGGAAGAGGGAGGGTTTGACACCTGGGGCTGGTGGTCCAGGCTTCCCCCTTGCACCttgggtggtggggatgggggtaggCTCTGTGGCTGGGGTAGGACAGTGACTGTCAAAAAGTCTTCTGTCTTACTTGGctgcccctttctcctttcctgtcccTTGGTTTTTCTGGGGGCTTTTTCCATTTGCACCCATTACCGTTTTCAGGTTGCCAGTTTCTCCAGCACTGCCTCTGGGGGTATGGGAGGTAAGAGGAAGACCCAGGGCACTCACCACATGTCAGTCCTTGGGTGCCAAGGTCCCtagtccctctgcttctctccacctttcGGTGTCTTCTTACCTTTgctttatatataatgtccaggTTTTGGAGCGATACTCAGCAGAAGAAACTGAGAGAAGCATATCTATCCCATCTTGTTCCCAATCTCATTTTTGAAGTCTGTCCTTTTTCTTCTGCTCTGCATTGTTAGCTTTTGTCCTATATCAGATTTCCGTACCTACATGGGTGTTTCAAAATGTACccagaatttgtttttatcaGGTATGGTGACAGACACGAGACACTACCACTGAGAGAATTCATGGCAGGCAGGGCCACGTGGGGAAGTATCAGGGTCAAGTGGGGGGGTGGCAGTGAGGGGAAGATATGGGCACCGACTTTATTGTGGTTTTTGCAGGAGGAAATTGGTCAGGCAAGGTATGCattttaggattggctagtttgagcAATTTCAGTGGACTCCGGGCTACAAGACTGGTTCCTAGTTGGCCAGTAACGGGGCCGAATTAGAGCAGGGGAAAATATTGGCTTGGGATATGAGAGACAAAGGCGGTAGCTGGGGATATGGGTTTGGGGTTGGTTGACTTGCCTATGAAAGGCTTGCTCATGTGTATTCTCTCTAGGATTAGCAAGACTCGAGATGTCAAAGCATCATAAACCACGGAAAACAAAAGCCGTGATTAATTCAATGGGGTCTCTATTCTGATCAGCTTGTCCAGCCTGTGCCGACAGCAGAATGTTTTAATGACCTTAGCAAGCCCGCATCCtccttgttgttttatttatttatttattttaaagattttatttatttatttgagagagagagaatgagagacagagagcacgagagggaagagggcagagggggaagcagaccccccgccgagcagggagcccgatgcgggactcgatcccgggactcgatcccgggactccaggaccatgacctgagccgaaggcagttgcttaaccaactgagccacccaggcgcccctccttgttgttttaaaatagtgTCTCTATTTTACTTATCCTTTCGtccttccatataaattttagaatgagcTCATTAAGTTCCATGGAAAATTCATATTGAAATTTTGATTGAAATGTTATTGACTTTATGAATTAATTTGGAAAGAGCTAAAGCTTTACTCTGTTGCGTCTTCCTGCTCATGTTCtttacattaatttaaattttctttaacgTCCTTCagtaagattttataattttctcagtGTAGGTCATGCTCATCTTTTGTTAGCTTTAGTAAGTAGCTGTgctaggtttttaatttttgttgctattggggatagtatcttttaaaaattatgtttaaatggtttgttgttagtatatagaaacaaaatTGACTTTTGCATACTGATCTTATAACAATGACCCTCtgcaattataataatttttctgtagatttttttaGTCCAGTTTGTAtacctttcatttttttggtcttgttttgttttactggaCTAAGACCCCCTTTATTATAGTATTAAGTAAGAGTGATAATAAGAATTTTTTCCTTAGTCCCATCCCTCACACCAGCGGCTCACTCGCATTTTACCATGCCTTTCACCCGAGACCTCTTCCAGCACCCTATGTTGGATAACGATGATACCTTCCTGGGAAAACTCCGGGCTTCCAAGAAACTGCCATATAAGAACCCAGCTCACCTTGCTCAGCAACAGCAACCCTGGAGTCGGCTCAGCTCAACTCCCACAATCACCTCCATGAGGcaggatgtttatttttttgatccTGAGATACCAAAGGATGACCTGGATTTCCGCTTAGCAGCCTTGTACAACCACCACTCAGGGACATTCAAGAACAAAAGTGAGATACTCTTACACCAGGAGACCACCCAGGATACCCATGGAATCATCAAGACCCAATTCCCTGGAGAACTTTTACCCCCTCCTCCGCCACCTTCCATCACTTCCCGAGCTAACATCAGACACTGGATCAACCCTAAGAAGGAGTCTATCCACAGTATTCAGGGATCCATAGTGTCCCCTCACACTGCAGCCACCAATGGAGGCTACTCCCGAAAGAATGATGGTGGCTTCTTCTCTACCTAATGTTGACAGGTCCCTGGACTAAATTAATCATAATGGAACATCCTGCTGCCCACCTCCATTAAATAGAATTGTgctggatgaaaaaaaaaaaaaagaattctttccttgggggcgcctgggtggctcagttaagtgtctgccttcggctcaggtcatgatcctggagttccaggatcgagccccacggctggctccctgctccctgccctggggagtctgcttctcccttgccccctgctcctactctctagtctctctcactctctcaaagaaagaaagaaagaaagaaagaaagaaagaaagaaaaagaattctttccttggttctgattttaaaggaaatgcaTTTAGCATTTTGCCTTTGAGTATGTGGTTTTTGGTGTAGGTATTGGAAGACACTTTTTGTCAAGTTAAAGAAGTTCCCGTTCTATTCCTGGTTTGCTAGAagattcccttaaaaaaaaagaaacaggaatggTGATGATCATAAGGTTTTcaatctttcttttgttaatgtggtacaGATTACTTTAGAAGGcatttaataaattcaaaatcatGACTTAGGTTAACGGAGCACAATGTTGAAAATGAGAGCTTTATTAAATCAAGGCTGAGGTAAAAACAATGAAGAGTCTGAAATTACTGTAGGATCTTTTATTAACGGAATCATTTTTAGTCAATAAAGGGATTTGAGGTTAATTCAATTTTAAAGAGCTCTAAATCAAAAGGTTTTTTCCTGCCTGGGAGCAGGTTCACAATTACCAGTTTGCCAAGCCATTGGTAAAAATGTCTGCTTCTATAATATAAGCTGTTTTTGAAAAACTGCATCCACGAAACAGAGTGACTGGAAAGTGTAACGCATTGCAGTTAGGAGAGGATTTCGTCCCCACCGCCAAGAACAGCACTGCCTCCTGACTCTTCAGAGGCCAGCAGTAAGAAgtgctgggagaggggcacctggggggctcagtcggttgagcggctgcctttggctcaggtcgtggtcccggggtcccgggatggagtcctgcatcgggctccctgctcagcggggagtcttcttgtccctctccctgtgtctgcttctctctctgcttgtgctctctctgtctctaacaaatgaataaataaaatgtaaaaaaagaagaagaagaagtcctGGGAGAGTAAGAGAAAGGAACGGGGAGGAAGCTGGCACAGCCCACGACACGCCTCTCTGATTGCCTGTAACTGCAGGGGTCAGGCTATGACAACTCTGGCTAGGTTTGGGTCTACCTTGTCAAATATACATCTCGTGGAAATGCAAACACACTCGTATTTCCTCATGCCCCAAAATGAATGGCTTTAGTCAAAGGAGATTGATCGTTGTCAAAAACCAAATACGTTTTTTGATGAGTAAGGAttgaatgggaaaacaaaatgatTCTTGTTCGTCTGGTTCTGGATATTAGCCCAGAGTTTTGTACTTCCCTATAATACAGGAGAACATAATATCTCATACACGCTCCACTTTCGGATGCCACAGATATACTAAGTAGGCCAGAATTAGCACAAAATTAGCCTACCTAGAAAAAtcttcttgaaaaacaaaacaaaacaattcatcgaaaatatttaagaagagaTCAGATGGCTACAAGTGTCACTTCCACGGGAAATGAATTAATGATTTGATCATTTATCAATTAGTGAAAACAGTTTTTAGAAACAtgtttttgctctattttttataATGAGTTTCCCCAGtagaaatattataaaacaagaacaacagGGCACTGGAGATAGAATACGGGGCTTTCAGTCATGGTTGTGCCTTTTCCTAATTGTGTAACCCGGGCAAAAAGTTTCACTCCCATAAACCtctcttttctcatctataaaatggtcaCTACAGAGTTGTGAGAAAGATTACGTGGCTCGGGGCATGTTGAATGCCCAAGACAACAGATGCTCAGAACACAGTATTTCTAATTCTCTTCTAGTAAAGCCTCATTATCCACCCTCTGCAGGACAGCAGGGTGATCGTCAGCAGGGGCTCTGAGACTACACCACCTGAGTTGACTCCTGGCTCCACCatctcaccagctgtgtgaccgaGGGCACTTGACTTAAACTCTCCacgcctcagttttgtcatctgtgaaatgggcaccaTAAAAGCACTTTCCTCATAGGGTGGTATTGAGAATTAAATGGGTTTATTTATGTAAGATGCTTAGAGTGGTGCTTGGCACACAGGAAATAACTATATAAGTGTCAGCTAGGATTATATTAAGACACTCATTGTTTATTGCATTGCCATATCtcagaattattattatatttgtaacTACAGCTGTGATCAATGATATGTGGATGggtgtcattttctgacttgaatGCCAGGGGCGGTAGTGAAGAGGGTGGGGAAGCAGAGGCGGCCCCACATCCCCCTCACTGTCAGCTGTGAATGCTTTGGAAAtagccagctttttttttttttgcagattctAGCTCTGGGCATAGGGAGAAAGGAGCATTACACTCCCCCATGGGTGCGATTTCACCCTCACTAAGCCATTGCTTTAATGAACACCAATATTTTTTCGTTCCATTGTAAATGGTGTTCATAGTGAAACcgtattttaacaacattaaaagaatttttttaaatgaaatgaattaacTCTAAACATGCTACCTGACACAAAAACTGTttcattgtttctctttccctctagtTGTTGTTTATGTGCATGTGCTGGATAAGTTTAGCCAGTTGCCATCACTGTGTGTGTACTCTGTTTACTGTGATCAATAACCCTTTCCCCTgactttataataattattattattgatggCTGCACAGTCAGGTTGATAGGCCGTAATTGCTCCTTTTTTGAAAATCACAATGTCCACATTTTACATGCTGTAGGAGAACTCGACATGTGAATGATAGTAAAGGACAGCAATGATAAAAGGAAAGGCAATCAAAGACCTAAACCTGCTGTggcaggggagaagagaagggagggagtaTTGGATGGCCTAAGAGCTGTGAAATCCTGTAATTTGATTTTGCAAAAAGACTTCTACCCccagtattttatttaacagacCTATTTTTACATgtaagagaattaaaaagaagTTGCATGTGATGGGCACGTGGAGGTTCATTATACTGTTGTCTACTTCTGTGTCTGCTTGAAGCTTTCTGTaattaaaaagttggaaaaaaaaggaTGTGCCTATAAACGATTTTCCTACACCCTTGGAAATAGTTTGACGTGTCTCTCAGTGAGCAAACACTAGCCCACGTGGCTCCTTGGTGAGAATTTTCAAAGTCCCTTTTCCTCAAGGGTCCCCCTCTTCCAGGAAATCATAGAGGTGTGTACGTGTGCACTGTCTGCAGTGAGCTGCTTCCTTGGGTGCGGCACCCTGTGCTAGGCACGGGTTCCCACCATCGGCAGAGGCCTGGCTTGGGTACCACTAAACCACTGTTAAGAACAACTTCTTTAAGAAGCTGAGGCAGGGAGTGGAGGCAAGGGGTGGAGGCCGTAGCTGCTTGGGCATCCGTGGCCAGTACCGGGAAAGGGGTGACCAGCCGTAAATGATGGTACACcgggccctgccctccccagcccaccttGGGCTGAGACCATCGGTCCTGCAGACACAACACACCTGGCCTGGACATTGCAGACATTTGAGGA from Neomonachus schauinslandi chromosome 6, ASM220157v2, whole genome shotgun sequence includes:
- the LOC123325107 gene encoding protein C1orf194-like; its protein translation is MPFTRDLFQHPMLDNDDTFLGKLRASKIPKDDLDFRLAALYNHHSGTFKNKSEILLHQETTQDTHGIIKTQFPGELLPPPPPPSITSRANIRHWINPKKESIHSIQGSIVSPHTAATNGGYSRKNDGGFFST